A single window of Watersipora subatra chromosome 9, tzWatSuba1.1, whole genome shotgun sequence DNA harbors:
- the LOC137403555 gene encoding large ribosomal subunit protein eL8-like — MPNSRPVKKVKKGKKVAPAPLKKREPKKPPQNPLFEKRPRNFGIGQDIQPKRDLSRFVRWPKYIRLQRQKAVLLQRLKVPPPINQFRTAVDRQTATQLFKLMDKYRPETRQAKKARLAQRSEGRVEGKADKPTDRTPVVRSGVNTVTKLVEQKKAQLVAIAHDVDPIEMVLFLPALCRKMGVPYCIVKGKARLGQVVRRKTCAAVCFDKVNPEDRSALSKLVETCKNNYNERGEEIRKHWGGGILGAKSQARIAKLEKAKAKEIKV, encoded by the exons ATG CCGAACAGCAGGCCAGTTAAAAAAGTCAAGAAGGGAAAAAAGGTTGCCCCGGCACCTTTGAAAAAAAGGGAGCCTAAAAAGCCACCACAAAATCCATTGTTCGAGAAGCGACCGAGGAACTTCGGAATTG GGCAAGATATTCAACCAAAACGAGATTTGAGTAGATTCGTCCGATGGCCTAAGTATATCAGGTTACAAAGACAGAAGGCTGTTCTCTTGCAGAGACTCAAGGTTCCTCCCCCGATCAATCAGTTTAGAACTGCAGTGGATAGACAAACAG CCACTCAATTGTTCAAGCTTATGGACAAATATCGACCTGAAACGAGACAGGCAAAGAAAGCAAGACTGGCTCAACGATCTGAAGGACGCGTTGAAGGGAAAGCTGACAAACCAACTGATCGTACACCAGTTGTCAGGTCGGGTGTCAACACTGTTACCAAGCTTGTCGAGCAGAAGAAGGCTCAGCTTGTAGCCATCGCACATGATGTCGACCCTATTGAG aTGGTGCTTTTCCTACCTGCTCTTTGTCGCAAAATGGGTGTTCCTTACTGCATCGTCAAGGGTAAAGCTAGACTCGGGCAAGTAGTGAGGCGTAAAACCTGTGCTGCTGTTTGCTTTGATAAGGTCAATCCCGAGGATAGAAGCGCTCTGAGCAAGCTTGTGGAGACATGCAAGAACAACTACAATGAGAGAGGAGAGGAG ATTCGAAAACACTGGGGTGGAGGTATCCTTGGAGCGAAGAGTCAAGCTAGGATTGCAAAACTAGAAAAAGCGAAGGCCAAGGAGATCAAAGTCTAA
- the LOC137405167 gene encoding uncharacterized protein, producing the protein MASRVAMTVNDVWERFETVKTFAKARRQIDLSKRDIEFLLEYREKHEAHKEELVRRLSEIDSIKQILQAMTAGATGESSLQDLVKLALPDAKSETVTKVHQMAIITNISKLAVKDSIDRVKNGNKIPIPRDSNSTPAFYNITKGCRKKVLSAEKDLERATRLWLWVKSQTTKQAKEKVSEGQEKGQGLHKTQSSGSVSSLVPAPVPSKTPHHSSCGGLSGSVSSNTSYQCHLLLNRHQASSSIKDPGYKKLINLEEKLKYLLDQLQLHQLQAFQNSKQANTSATPQTQACSIALQTEEKDFTKSVEKMEVSSQTSPVPSEELDLSLSSNRLQDEVFLPNSEPTTRGECVNQGLCSNCKSPFEAVLKREHLQKTYDESGSDSSHQPSTLGSRKMQQIERQFSLASQLPENSEWTKENNDSVCQDTQATDPSTEEVQELLSIKGLYENLLEKTSTGTKAVGARLDRRRSAPAVQSRRHDSVAEQERITAILPVKYNTINSRVEVTSRAVSAMSAGYSPAKRRTVRHKNAETQTDKIVDPENATAEELLGEDVPEVAGQPSSMNYSRQVSSGKWRSVASPDSVENILWLVSRKLKEGEWKILFRKLMNNIEEVMVVPEEINECITEIEEKHGVEVMKAVASLDKWRQTNGRFTMNTLLESLKDIRRVDVANDVQRLIQRPSRDCYR; encoded by the exons ATGGCGTCTCGTGTAGCTATGACCGTGAATGATGTCTGGGAGCGCTTTGAGACTGTGAAGACGTTCGCAAAAGCAAGAAGACAAATTGACCTATCAAAGCGTGATATAGAGTTCTTACTGGAATACCGTGAGAAACATGAAGCACACAAGGAAGAGCTGGTTCGCAGGCTTTCTGAGATAGATTCCATCAAACAGATTCTACAGGCAATG ACTGCAGGAGCAACAGGAGAAAGCAGTTTACAAGATCTGGTAAAGCTTGCGCTTCCTGATGCAAAATCAGAAACGGTTACCAAAGTTCATCAAATGGCGATCATTACAAACATTTCAAAACTGGCTGTTAAAGATAGCATTGACAGGGTTAAGAATGGAAATAAG ATTCCTATTCCACGAGACAGCAATTCCACTCCAGCCTTTTATAACATAACCAAAGGCTGCAGAAAGAAGGTTCTATCTGCTGAGAAAGACTTGGAGCG TGCGACTAGACTATGGCTATGGGTGAAGTCACAAACTACCAAGCAGGCTAAGGAAAAGGTTAGTGAAGGCCAAGAGAAGGGTCAAGGTCTGCATAAGACTCAGTCTTCGGGATCAGTATCATCTCTTGTTCCAGCTCCCGTTCCATCTAAAACTCCTCATCATTCTAGCT GCGGAGGCTTGTCCGGTAGTGTGTCGAGCAATACAAGTTATCAGTGCCATCTCTTACTCAACCGGCACCAGGCCTCTTCCTCTATAAAAGACCCTGGCTATAAAAAACTCATCAATTTAGAAGAGAAACTCAAATATTTGCTTGACCAACTGCAGTTGCATCAACTGCAAG cttttcaaaactcAAAACAAGCAAATACTTCAGCAACACCTCAAACACAAGCATGCTCCATAGCGCTGCAAACTGAAGAAAAAGACTTCACCAAGTCAGTCGAGAAAATG GAGGTCAGCAGTCAGACATCACCAGTGCCTTCTGAAGAGCTCGATTTATCATTGAGCTCCAACAG ATTGCAAGATGAAGTCTTTCTTCCAAACTCTGAGCCGACTACTCGAGGTGAATGCGTTAACCAAGGCCTGTGTTCCAACTGCAAGAGCCCATTTGAGGCAGTTTTGAAAAGAGAACATCTGCAAAAAACTTATGATGAATCAGGCAGTGACAGCAGTCATCAGCCTAGTACACTTGGCAGCAGAAAGATGCAGCAAATTGAACGACAGTTCTCATTGGCTAGCCAATTGCCTGAGAATTCAGAGTGGACGAAGGAAAATAACGACAGCGTCTGTCAAG ATACTCAAGCAACTGATCCCTCCACTGAAGAGGTCCAAGAATTGTTGTCTATAAAAGGCCTCTATGAGAATTTGCTAGAAAAGACTTCAACCGGTACTAAAG CAGTAGGTGCTAGACTCGATAGGAGACGTAGTGCACCTGCAGTACAATCTAGAAGACATGATTCGGTTGCAGAACAAGAGAGAATTACAGCAATACTACCTGTGAAGTACAACACAATCAATAGCAGAG TTGAGGTAACTTCACGCGCTGTTAGTGCTATGAGTGCCGGCTATTCTCCTGCCAAGCGTCGTACTGTGCGACACAAAAATGCCGAAACACAAACAGATAAGATTGTTGATCCTGAGAATGCCACCGCCGAGGAGCTTCTTGGTGAAGATGTTCCTGAGGTTGCTGGTCAACCCTCGTCTATGAACTATTCTCGACAAG TGTCAAGTGGCAAATGGAGGTCAGTAGCGAGTCCAGACAGTGTGGAAAATATTCTATGGTTGGTGTCAAGAAAACTTAAAGAAGGTGAATGGAAGATATTGTTTAGGAAGTTGATGAACAACATCGAAGAAGTCATGGTCGTACCCGAGGAGATCAATG AGTGTATCACGGAAATCGAAGAGAAGCATGGGGTGGAAGTCATGAAAGCCGTGGCATCACTTGATAAATGGAGACAGACAAATGGTAGGTTTACCATGAATACCCTTCTGGAGTCATTGAAAGATATCAGAAGAGTAGATGTCGCTAACGATGTTCAAAGGCTCATACAAAGACCGAGTCGGGACTGCTATCGATAG